In Prunus dulcis chromosome 1, ALMONDv2, whole genome shotgun sequence, the following are encoded in one genomic region:
- the LOC117614714 gene encoding protein DMP3 has translation MSLRPRPTPTKQQSISDAVSITTNPPTSTTSSESEPDTPKSPQLPQPTLSQRAISQTLTSTANLANLLPTGTLLAFQLLTPIFTSNGSCDSATRPMTLILLLLFALSCFVASLTDSVKASDGQVYYGLATTKGLFLFDFPDASGSGLPDLSKYKIRFMDLVHAVLSVFVFGAVALRDKNVVGCFYPTPGRETQEVLDIVPVGIGLICSLLFVVFPTKRHGIGYPLTSGK, from the coding sequence ATGTCTCTTAGACCAAGACCAACACCTACCAAGCAACAATCGATATCAGATGCAGTTTCCATTACTACCAACCCACCAACCTCCACCACCAGCTCCGAATCGGAACCCGACACCCCGAAAAGCCCTCAGCTACCACAACCCACCCTCTCCCAACGTGCCATCTCCCAAACCCTAACAAGCACAGCAAACCTAGCCAACCTTCTCCCAACAGGCACCCTCCTCGCCTTCCAACTCCTCACCCCAATCTTCACCAGCAATGGCTCTTGTGACTCCGCCACGCGCCCCATGACCCTCATCCTGCTCCTCCTCTTTGCCCTCTCGTGTTTCGTCGCGTCCCTTACCGACAGCGTCAAGGCCTCTGATGGACAAGTCTACTACGGCCTGGCAACGACCAAGgggttatttttgtttgacttCCCGGATGCCTCAGGTTCAGGTCTGCCTGATTTGAGCAAGTACAAGATAAGGTTCATGGATTTGGTTCATGCAGTTTTGTCTGTGTTTGTGTTTGGGGCTGTGGCTTTGAGGGACAAGAATGTTGTGGGGTGCTTCTACCCTACGCCTGGGCGTGAGACTCAGGAGGTTTTGGACATTGTTCCAGTTGGTATTGGGCTTATTTGCAGCTTGCTGTTTGTGGTCTTCCCCACCAAAAGACATGGCATTGGATACCCTCTTACATCTGGCAAATAA
- the LOC117620389 gene encoding protein TIFY 4B-like — protein sequence MACSTPIIIKDFFMKTDQELYGEDKNKSSSGFEKVARTPDDQQRDISLRSMDEENNMSQSVWFFRKYLLTRSQNNVAKTSMEAEFESEISKGHSSPRPLPPKFLGSNNFPGHRLSLLEQQLLPGLRCDDQSNRTSEQLTIFYDGIINVYDNIPANKAQAIMRSASENSSVKPLVAERLKTDRQKPPLKPKSLSVSKIRAGLPMARRYSLQCFLEKRRGRNINNSPYALHSEKQEDNYEATVNNESNESNKLSLLPFPSSLGYFYPSWNSKKVIMHSYSRDILHKAQA from the exons atggcTTGTAGCACTCCAATTATAATAAAGGACTTCTTCATGAAAACAGACCAAGAACTGTATGGAgaagataaaaacaaaagtagtTCTGGTTTTGAAAAAGTCGCAAGAACCCCAGATGACCAGCAAAGAGACATCAGCTTAAGATCAATGGATGAAGAGAATAATATGTCTCAAAGTGTTTGGTTCTTCAGAAAGTATCTTCTTACAAGAAGTCAAAATAACGTGGCTAAAACCAGCATGGAAGCTGAATTTGAATCAGAAATTAGCAAGGGGCATTCATCACCCCGCCCCTTACCACCTAAATTTCTTGGTAGTAATAATTTTCCAGGACACCGGCTATCTTTGCTAGAGCAACAGTTGCTTCCTGGATTGCG ATGTGATGATCAATCCAACAGGACTTCAGAACAGCTTACAATATTTTATGATGGGATTATCAATGTCTATGACAATATTCCTGCTAATAAG GCTCAAGCGATTATGCGTTCTGCCAGTGAAAACTCATCGGTCAAACCTCTTGTTGCTGAAAGGTTAAAAACAGACAGGCAAAAACCACCTCTCAAACCCAAATCACTATCAGTTTCCAAAATAAGAGCAG GACTTCCAATGGCAAGAAGATATTCCTTGCagtgttttcttgaaaaacGCCGTGGCAG GAACATCAACAATTCTCCCTATGCCCTTCATTCTGAAAAACAGGAAGACAATTATGAGGCAACTGTAAACAACGAGTCGAATGAAAGTAATAAACTTTCACTTTTACCATTCCCTTCAAGTTTAGGATACTTTTATCCCAG TTGGAACTCTAAAAAAGTTATCATGCACTCATACTCTAGAGACATCCTGCACAAGGCTCAAGCCTAG
- the LOC117613897 gene encoding probable sodium/metabolite cotransporter BASS2, chloroplastic: MSLAFRLSCFTSPPNLTHQRISVRPKTPSHFPPPKLTTLPTIRAVKENSEHFAVSPAKPRWENILSTAASLYPFYVTAGGVVACLKPSAFSWFVERSPASYTLTLGLIMLSMGLTLEYKDLLGLFRQRPLSILFGCVAQYTIMPVFATLVAKIFGLPPSLSVGLILLGCCPGGTASNVVTLIAQGDVPLSIVMTVCTTLGAVALTPLLTKILAGTYVPVDAAKLSISTMQVVVAPILLGSYMQSAFPALVKIVIPFAPLFAVLAASLLACSVFSENVVRLKASMVAVTLPADLSLMARAQTMLSGEVGVVILSVLLVHIAGFFVGYISAAVCGFREAQRRAISIEVGMQNSSLGVVLATSHFTSPMVALPAALSAVIMNIMGSSLAFFWRYVDPSDSKETPTVEVK, translated from the exons ATGTCCCTCGCTTTCAGACTCAGTTGCTTCACTTCACCTCCAAACTTAACCCACCAAAGAATCTCTGTTAGACCCAAAACGCCTTCACATTTTCCACCACCAAAGCTCACAACTTTACCAACAATCAGAGCTGTTAAAGAAAATTCTGAACACTTTGCTGTGTCTCCAGCAAAACCCAGATGGGAAAACATACTGTCCACTGCAGCAAGCTTGTACCCTTTCTATGTGACTGCTGGGGGTGTTGTTGCTTGCCTCAAACCCTCTGCTTTTTCATGGTTTGTTGAAAGAAGCCCAGCTTCATATACCTTGACTCTTGGGTTGATAATGTTGTCAATGGGTCTCACTTTGGAGTATAAGGACTTGCTTGGCTTGTTCCGCCAAAGGCCCCTTTCA ATATTGTTTGGATGTGTTGCTCAGTACACTATTATGCCCGTGTTTGCAACACTTGTTGCTAAAATATTTGGGCTTCCACCGTCTCTTTCAGTGGGTTTAATATTGCTTGGCTGCTGCCCTGGAGGTACTGCCTCCAATGTG GTGACCTTAATTGCTCAAGGGGATGTTCCTCTCTCTATTGTAATGACGGTATGCACAACTCTTGGGGCAGTAGCCCTGACTCCTCTGCTAACAAAGATATTGGCAGGGACTTACGTCCCTGTGGATGCTGCCAAACTGTCAATCAGCACCATGCAG GTTGTTGTTGCTCCAATTTTGTTAGGTTCTTATATGCAGAGTGCATTTCCTGCATTGGTTAAAATTGTGATACCTTTTGCACCACTTTTTGCTGTTCTAGCTGCATCACTGCTTGCATGCAG TGTATTCTCTGAGAATGTTGTCCGTCTCAAAGCTTCAATGGTTGCTGTAACATTGCCGGCTGATCTGTCTCTAATGGCTCGTGCTCAGACAATGTTATCTGGAGAAGTTGGGGTGGTTATTCTTTCTGTGCTGTTAGTACATATTGCTGGTTTCTTTGTGGG GTATATATCAGCAGCTGTTTGCGGGTTTAGAGAAGCACAAAGACGAGCAATATCAATTGAG GTTGGTATGCAAAATTCTTCTTTGGGTGTGGTTTTGGCCACTTCTCATTTCACCTCGCCAATGGTTGCATTACCCGCCGCATTGTCTGCTGTGATAATGAATATAATGGGAAGCAGTCTGGCATTCTTTTGGAGATATGTAGATCCTTCTGACTCCAAGGAGACTCCTACAGTTGAGGTTAAGTGA